A genomic stretch from Kribbella amoyensis includes:
- a CDS encoding MFS transporter gives MERPDPADRRRTERPEQPGTASSEPKKSAGERWGETSKKLGTAAGKVGRASKTGASGFASGSKKAADFTGRAGKATGRRIRGLTGAQGAGQTGLSRLIELGAVNAAGDTAFAVSLAGSVFFAVPSEQARDRVALFLLLTMAPFALMAPLIGPILDRFRSGRRWAIGATLSLRGFLVWSLAASIDSATWLYPAALGCLVASKAYGVTRASAVPRLLPKDVSLVTANSRISLAGVAGATVGAGLAAGFAAIGPEWSLRWAALVYTIGLVLAIRLPSRVDSPAGEEMVGSAGREARRRAITAAVARGIRCNLGLRFVSGFLTMYLAFLLRDHPISGIDGALAAGAVIAAAGIGNSLGTLTGSLLKARKPESVVLVVLLADAAVAVTVAVLYGFATLIVLGLVAGLCSSLGKLSLDAMIQRDVPETVRTSVFARSETVLQLSWVLGGGCGIILPLIPRVGFGFLAAVLVILVIVVVRNKPITPAGLRPKSGTTGPRTPAPHEETRTVHRSHPEPAPSTTDRSPDDAEAGNEPRRSTTRTVMTSPTDPTVQRISDRRAYTRREPSERTNEPTVELRVDHPRKPSDQPPPQPIGPWWSGQTEDDETTVEEAPAADDTTVENQNDRSRNPFRRKR, from the coding sequence ATGGAGAGGCCTGACCCAGCGGACCGGCGGCGCACCGAGCGCCCGGAGCAGCCCGGCACGGCCTCCTCGGAGCCGAAGAAGAGCGCCGGTGAGCGCTGGGGCGAGACCAGCAAGAAGCTCGGCACCGCCGCCGGGAAGGTCGGCCGCGCCTCCAAGACCGGGGCCAGCGGCTTCGCCTCCGGATCGAAGAAGGCGGCCGACTTCACCGGGCGTGCGGGCAAGGCGACCGGCCGCCGGATCCGCGGCCTGACCGGCGCGCAGGGGGCCGGCCAGACCGGGTTGTCCCGGTTGATCGAGCTGGGTGCGGTGAACGCGGCCGGCGACACGGCGTTCGCGGTCTCGCTGGCCGGCTCGGTGTTCTTCGCCGTCCCGAGCGAGCAGGCCCGGGACCGGGTCGCGTTGTTCCTGCTGCTGACGATGGCGCCGTTCGCGTTGATGGCGCCGCTGATCGGTCCGATCCTCGACCGGTTCCGGTCCGGCCGGCGCTGGGCGATCGGGGCCACCCTCAGTCTGCGCGGCTTCCTGGTCTGGAGCCTGGCCGCGTCGATCGACAGCGCCACCTGGTTGTACCCGGCCGCCCTCGGCTGTCTGGTCGCGTCCAAGGCGTACGGCGTCACCCGCGCGTCCGCCGTCCCGCGGCTGTTGCCCAAGGACGTCAGCCTGGTCACGGCGAACTCGCGCATCTCGCTCGCCGGGGTCGCCGGCGCGACCGTGGGCGCGGGACTCGCGGCCGGGTTCGCGGCGATCGGGCCGGAGTGGTCGCTGCGCTGGGCCGCCCTCGTCTACACGATCGGCCTGGTGCTCGCGATCCGGCTGCCGAGCCGGGTGGACTCCCCGGCCGGCGAGGAGATGGTCGGATCGGCCGGCCGGGAGGCCCGGCGGCGCGCGATCACGGCGGCGGTCGCCCGCGGCATCCGCTGCAACCTGGGCCTGCGGTTCGTGTCCGGCTTCCTCACCATGTACCTCGCGTTCCTGCTCCGCGACCATCCGATCAGCGGGATCGACGGCGCCCTCGCGGCCGGTGCGGTGATCGCCGCGGCCGGGATCGGGAACAGCCTGGGGACCCTGACCGGGTCGTTGCTCAAGGCAAGAAAGCCCGAGTCCGTCGTGCTCGTGGTCCTGCTCGCGGACGCGGCGGTCGCGGTCACCGTGGCGGTGCTGTACGGCTTCGCCACGCTGATCGTGCTCGGCCTGGTCGCCGGGCTGTGCAGCTCGCTGGGCAAGTTGTCGCTGGACGCGATGATCCAGCGCGACGTCCCCGAGACCGTCCGGACGTCGGTGTTCGCCCGCTCCGAGACCGTGCTGCAGCTGTCCTGGGTCCTCGGCGGCGGCTGCGGCATCATCCTCCCGCTCATCCCCCGCGTCGGCTTCGGCTTCCTCGCCGCGGTCCTCGTGATCCTGGTCATCGTGGTCGTCCGCAACAAGCCGATCACCCCCGCCGGCCTGCGGCCCAAGAGCGGTACGACCGGACCGCGGACTCCCGCACCCCACGAGGAGACTCGCACGGTCCACCGCTCTCACCCGGAGCCGGCGCCGTCCACCACCGACCGGTCGCCCGACGATGCGGAGGCCGGGAACGAACCGCGGCGGTCGACCACCCGCACGGTGATGACCAGCCCGACGGACCCGACCGTCCAGCGCATCTCGGACCGTCGCGCCTACACCCGCCGCGAGCCGTCCGAGCGCACCAACGAGCCAACGGTCGAACTCCGCGTCGACCACCCCCGCAAACCCTCGGACCAACCGCCGCCCCAGCCCATCGGCCCCTGGTGGAGCGGCCAGACCGAGGACGACGAAACCACCGTCGAGGAAGCCCCGGCCGCGGACGACACCACGGTCGAGAACCAGAACGACCGCAGCCGAAACCCCTTCCGCCGCAAACGCTGA
- a CDS encoding MFS transporter codes for MAGAVFTVVTAEMMPVGLLTPMGAALSVTEGTAGLALTVTGLVSAVTAPILPLALGRLDRRVVLVTLMALLGLATLLAAVATSFAVLMVARVLTGISLGGVWLLTVGLAARLVPERSVGPASSLIFSGIGIASVLGIPAGTYLGEFAGWRWAFAAVGVVAFVLAAALAVTLPKLPAATAVRRCDVGDALRDRRIRVGLVLVALLVTAHFSAYTYVRPLLETLADLQPALIGTLLLAYGVAGVAGNFAAGATRSPRRALLLIAIGLTLAVPALAILGTTIPGALVLLVFWGLAYGGVTVSTQNWQRAATPRSTEAAAALLVGVFNGAIGLGALTGGRVVDAIGPTAVPWLTGALALTALLVLATSRSTNPQRTAARDHTGGG; via the coding sequence ATGGCAGGGGCCGTGTTCACCGTGGTGACGGCCGAGATGATGCCGGTCGGCCTGCTCACCCCGATGGGTGCCGCGTTGTCCGTCACCGAGGGCACGGCCGGGCTGGCGCTCACCGTGACCGGTCTGGTCTCGGCGGTCACGGCACCGATCCTGCCGCTCGCCCTCGGCCGGCTCGACCGCCGCGTCGTTCTCGTCACGCTGATGGCCCTGCTCGGACTCGCGACCTTGCTCGCGGCCGTCGCGACCAGCTTCGCCGTCCTGATGGTCGCGCGGGTCCTGACCGGGATCTCGCTCGGCGGGGTTTGGCTGCTCACCGTCGGCCTGGCCGCGCGGCTGGTCCCCGAGCGGTCCGTGGGTCCGGCGAGCTCGCTGATCTTCAGCGGGATCGGGATCGCCTCGGTGCTCGGGATCCCGGCCGGGACCTACCTCGGCGAGTTCGCCGGCTGGCGCTGGGCCTTCGCCGCCGTCGGGGTGGTCGCCTTCGTCCTCGCGGCCGCCCTCGCCGTCACGCTCCCGAAGTTGCCCGCGGCAACCGCCGTCCGCCGCTGCGATGTCGGGGACGCGCTCCGCGACCGGCGCATCCGGGTCGGCCTGGTCCTCGTCGCGCTCCTGGTCACCGCCCACTTCTCGGCGTACACCTACGTCCGCCCGCTCCTGGAGACCCTGGCCGACCTCCAGCCCGCCCTCATCGGCACCCTGCTCCTCGCGTACGGCGTCGCGGGCGTGGCCGGCAACTTCGCGGCCGGCGCGACCCGGTCCCCACGCCGTGCCCTCCTCCTGATCGCGATCGGCCTCACCCTCGCGGTCCCGGCCCTCGCGATCCTCGGTACGACGATCCCGGGAGCCCTTGTCCTGCTGGTGTTCTGGGGCCTCGCGTACGGCGGCGTCACGGTCTCCACCCAGAACTGGCAAAGGGCGGCCACACCCCGCTCCACCGAAGCAGCGGCCGCCCTCCTCGTCGGCGTGTTCAACGGCGCCATCGGCCTCGGCGCCCTCACCGGCGGCCGCGTAGTCGACGCAATCGGCCCCACCGCAGTCCCGTGGCTCACCGGAGCCCTAGCCCTGACCGCCCTCCTCGTCCTGGCAACCAGCCGCTCCACCAACCCTCAACGCACCGCGGCCAGGGACCACACGGGAGGTGGCTAA
- a CDS encoding R2-like ligand-binding oxidase — protein MTITNPLHRQGFTSLRAGGLNWDALPLRLFDKGNRKFWNPRDLDFRQDAEDWQRLTDNERDNAMMLCAQFIAGEEAVTEDLQPFLQAMAAEGRFGDEMYLTQFCFEEAKHTAVFRLWLDAVGVTEDLHHYVENNPGYRAIFYEALPVALKSLADDPSPANQVRASVTYNHVVEGTLALTGYHAWNLLCTARGILPGMQELIRRIGDDERRHMAWGTFTCRRHVAADETNWKIVTDTMEELLPHALVQIQWALENSPEVPPEIDPTALMTYAGDRATRRLGAIESAVGADVAGIDLDYSPEKLEEDFGAEDSAALAAVR, from the coding sequence ATGACGATCACGAATCCCCTTCACCGACAGGGTTTCACCTCGTTGCGGGCGGGCGGCCTGAACTGGGACGCGCTGCCGCTGCGGCTGTTCGACAAGGGCAACCGGAAGTTCTGGAATCCGCGCGACCTCGACTTCCGCCAGGACGCCGAGGACTGGCAGCGGCTCACCGACAACGAGCGGGACAACGCGATGATGCTGTGCGCGCAGTTCATCGCAGGTGAAGAGGCGGTGACCGAGGACCTGCAGCCGTTCCTACAGGCAATGGCGGCCGAGGGCCGGTTCGGCGACGAGATGTACCTGACCCAGTTCTGCTTCGAGGAGGCCAAGCACACCGCGGTCTTCCGGCTCTGGCTGGACGCGGTCGGCGTCACCGAGGACCTGCACCACTACGTCGAGAACAACCCCGGGTACCGCGCGATCTTCTACGAGGCCCTGCCGGTGGCGCTGAAGTCCTTGGCCGACGACCCGTCGCCGGCGAACCAGGTCCGCGCATCGGTGACGTACAACCACGTGGTCGAAGGCACGCTCGCGCTGACCGGGTACCACGCCTGGAACCTGCTCTGTACCGCGCGCGGCATCCTGCCCGGCATGCAGGAACTGATCCGCCGCATCGGTGACGACGAAAGACGCCACATGGCCTGGGGCACGTTCACCTGCCGCCGCCACGTGGCCGCCGACGAGACGAACTGGAAGATCGTCACCGACACGATGGAGGAACTGCTCCCGCACGCCCTGGTCCAGATCCAGTGGGCCCTGGAGAACTCCCCCGAGGTTCCCCCGGAGATCGACCCGACCGCCCTGATGACGTACGCCGGCGACCGCGCCACCCGCCGACTTGGTGCCATCGAGTCCGCCGTCGGCGCGGACGTCGCGGGCATCGACCTGGACTACTCCCCCGAAAAACTCGAAGAAGACTTCGGCGCCGAAGACTCCGCAGCCCTGGCCGCCGTGCGCTAG
- a CDS encoding TetR/AcrR family transcriptional regulator produces the protein MDTFAERTKRRLRDELLDAAYDALVAGGYDGLRMAEVGRRTGVSRQTVYNEFGDKWGLLQAVAARETERFLVDVNAALAEQADPIGGLRAAVERALHLAADNPLLKAALGQPGSDQASQLLTTRGQQVLELCHQRLDAHVRDHWPEVPAEDATTCVDVALRVVISHIVTPGAAPEVVAGQVARVLGPFLTAAGDRA, from the coding sequence ATGGACACCTTCGCCGAGCGGACCAAGCGCAGACTGCGGGACGAGCTGCTCGACGCGGCGTACGACGCCCTCGTGGCGGGTGGGTACGACGGGCTCCGGATGGCCGAGGTCGGCCGCCGGACCGGGGTGTCCCGGCAGACCGTCTACAACGAGTTCGGCGACAAGTGGGGTCTGCTGCAGGCGGTCGCCGCTCGGGAGACCGAGCGGTTCCTGGTGGACGTGAACGCCGCGCTGGCCGAGCAGGCCGACCCGATCGGCGGGCTCCGGGCCGCGGTGGAGCGAGCGCTCCACCTGGCCGCGGACAACCCGTTGCTGAAGGCGGCGCTCGGCCAGCCCGGGTCCGACCAGGCCAGTCAGCTGCTGACCACACGGGGGCAGCAGGTGCTGGAGCTGTGCCACCAACGGCTGGACGCGCACGTCCGCGACCACTGGCCGGAGGTCCCGGCGGAGGACGCGACCACCTGCGTCGACGTCGCGCTGCGCGTCGTGATCAGCCACATCGTCACCCCGGGCGCCGCGCCGGAGGTCGTCGCCGGCCAGGTCGCCCGGGTCCTCGGTCCGTTCCTCACAGCTGCGGGAGACAGAGCATGA
- a CDS encoding MFS transporter: protein MSSPERAGRKEWIALGVLALPLLLVSMDVSVLYFAVPFISADLGVSATEQLWIFDIYGFVLAGLLITMGSLGDRIGRRRLLLIGAVGFGLASLAAAYAQNPEQLIAARAVLGLGGATLMPSTLALIRNLFHDPVQRGKAIAFWSAVMLGGISLGPVLGGFLLEHFWWGSVFLINTPAMVLLLILAPLLLPEFKAPVRGRFDLLGSVLSLATVLPVIWGIKELAAHGIGVAPVAAIVAGLLLGAAFLRRQRTATHPMIELPMFRNRAFSGALAANAIGMVALVGNAVFMTQYLQLVLGMGPLEAALWSLVPSVAVGGAAPLGTALAQKMDRAYVLGMGFLIAASGFVVLTQVEVESRLWVLLAGSGLLAAGLVMVMSLVTEAVVGTVAPERAGSASALMETCSEFGGALGIAVLGSIGTAAYRSDFATDLPSNVPAEIVSAAREGLPAATAVAAQLPAGLHDVVLTAARHSFNHSLNVVAVVGAVLLATTAVVVTLLLRGTNHPAASDESTLDATGEEAGPALEVTAG, encoded by the coding sequence ATGAGCTCACCGGAGCGGGCGGGACGCAAGGAATGGATCGCGCTCGGCGTACTCGCGCTGCCGCTGCTGCTGGTCTCGATGGACGTCTCGGTGCTGTACTTCGCGGTCCCGTTCATCTCCGCGGACCTCGGCGTGTCGGCGACCGAGCAGCTGTGGATCTTCGACATCTACGGCTTCGTCCTGGCCGGCCTGCTGATCACGATGGGCTCGCTCGGCGACCGGATCGGCAGGCGCCGGCTGCTGCTGATCGGTGCGGTCGGGTTCGGCCTGGCCTCGCTCGCGGCCGCCTACGCGCAGAACCCGGAGCAGCTGATCGCGGCCCGCGCGGTCCTCGGTCTCGGCGGGGCGACGCTGATGCCGTCGACGCTGGCGCTGATCCGGAACCTGTTCCACGACCCGGTCCAGCGCGGGAAGGCGATCGCGTTCTGGAGCGCGGTGATGCTGGGCGGGATCTCGCTCGGCCCGGTGCTCGGCGGATTCCTGCTCGAGCACTTCTGGTGGGGCTCGGTGTTCCTGATCAACACCCCGGCGATGGTGCTGCTGCTGATCCTGGCACCGCTGCTGCTGCCCGAGTTCAAGGCGCCGGTCCGCGGCCGGTTCGACCTGCTCGGCTCGGTGCTGTCGCTGGCCACGGTGCTGCCGGTGATCTGGGGGATCAAGGAGCTGGCCGCGCACGGGATCGGGGTGGCGCCGGTGGCCGCGATCGTGGCCGGGCTGCTCCTCGGCGCCGCCTTCCTGCGCCGCCAGCGGACCGCGACGCATCCGATGATCGAGTTGCCGATGTTCCGCAACCGCGCGTTCAGCGGGGCACTCGCGGCGAACGCGATCGGCATGGTCGCGCTGGTCGGCAACGCGGTCTTCATGACCCAGTACCTGCAGCTGGTGCTCGGGATGGGCCCGCTCGAGGCCGCGTTGTGGTCGCTGGTCCCGTCGGTGGCCGTCGGCGGTGCGGCTCCGCTGGGGACCGCGCTCGCGCAGAAGATGGACCGGGCGTACGTGCTCGGGATGGGGTTCCTGATCGCGGCCTCCGGGTTCGTGGTGCTGACCCAGGTCGAGGTGGAGTCGCGGCTGTGGGTCCTGCTGGCCGGGTCGGGGTTGCTGGCGGCCGGCCTGGTGATGGTGATGTCGCTGGTGACCGAGGCGGTCGTCGGGACCGTTGCTCCGGAACGCGCGGGCTCCGCGTCGGCGCTGATGGAGACCTGCAGCGAGTTCGGCGGTGCGCTGGGTATCGCGGTTCTGGGCAGCATCGGCACCGCGGCGTACCGGAGCGACTTCGCGACCGACCTGCCGTCGAACGTCCCGGCCGAGATCGTCTCAGCGGCTCGCGAGGGACTGCCCGCCGCCACCGCGGTCGCCGCCCAACTCCCGGCTGGGCTCCACGACGTGGTCCTCACCGCGGCTCGGCACTCCTTCAACCACAGCCTGAACGTGGTCGCCGTCGTCGGTGCCGTCCTGCTCGCGACCACCGCGGTAGTCGTCACCCTGCTGCTGCGCGGTACCAACCACCCGGCCGCCTCGGACGAGTCGACCCTCGACGCGACCGGCGAAGAAGCCGGCCCGGCCCTCGAAGTCACCGCCGGCTGA
- a CDS encoding cold-shock protein: MPVGKVKWYDSEKGFGFLSKEEGGDVYVRAEALPAGVTSLKPGQKVEFGVVEGRKGEQALQVRLIDPPPSVAKAMRPKPEEMALVVEDLIKMLDRLGEGYRRGRHPDGKAARQVATVLRGVADRLDI; this comes from the coding sequence GTGCCTGTTGGCAAGGTCAAGTGGTATGACTCCGAGAAGGGGTTCGGCTTCCTCAGCAAGGAGGAGGGCGGGGACGTCTACGTCCGGGCGGAAGCCTTACCGGCCGGGGTGACCAGCCTGAAGCCGGGACAGAAGGTCGAGTTCGGAGTCGTCGAGGGACGCAAGGGCGAGCAGGCGTTGCAGGTCCGGCTGATCGACCCGCCGCCGTCGGTGGCCAAGGCGATGCGGCCGAAGCCCGAGGAGATGGCGCTGGTCGTCGAGGACCTGATCAAGATGCTGGACCGGCTCGGCGAGGGCTACCGTCGCGGCCGGCACCCGGACGGCAAGGCCGCCCGCCAGGTCGCGACCGTCCTCCGCGGCGTCGCCGACCGGCTGGACATCTGA
- a CDS encoding TetR/AcrR family transcriptional regulator, whose amino-acid sequence MTEPTVDLPRVLQQLWGQDGPARPGPKPTFHLRDIGAAAVQLADESGLAAVSMSKVARALGFTTMSLYRYVDAKDDLYVVMMDEAFGAPVTTDPAAGWRDQITQWALAFRDAIERHPWVLQVPVSEPPLSPRQLEWMEQGLAAFADTALTPQDRMSAMLLVNIYVRGLTGLTSNLSANQGPDDDAAARAKRYNQRLAALATPDRFPGIAATIEAEADDQDWREDEFLFGLTAVLDGIQNLIDRRSP is encoded by the coding sequence ATGACGGAGCCGACGGTGGACCTGCCCCGCGTCCTGCAGCAGCTGTGGGGTCAGGACGGACCGGCGCGGCCGGGGCCCAAGCCCACGTTCCACCTGCGGGACATCGGCGCGGCGGCGGTGCAGCTCGCCGACGAGTCCGGGCTGGCCGCGGTGTCGATGAGCAAGGTGGCCCGCGCACTGGGCTTCACCACGATGTCGCTGTACCGGTACGTCGACGCCAAGGACGACCTGTACGTGGTGATGATGGACGAGGCGTTCGGCGCACCGGTGACGACCGATCCGGCAGCCGGCTGGCGGGATCAGATCACCCAGTGGGCGCTGGCGTTCCGGGACGCGATCGAGCGGCACCCGTGGGTACTGCAGGTGCCGGTGTCCGAGCCGCCGCTGTCACCGCGGCAGCTGGAGTGGATGGAGCAGGGGCTGGCGGCGTTCGCGGACACCGCGCTCACCCCGCAGGACCGGATGTCGGCGATGTTGCTGGTGAACATCTACGTCCGCGGCCTGACCGGCCTGACCTCGAACCTGTCGGCGAACCAGGGCCCGGACGACGACGCGGCCGCGCGCGCGAAGCGCTACAACCAGCGGCTGGCCGCCCTGGCCACGCCGGACCGGTTCCCCGGGATCGCGGCCACGATCGAGGCCGAGGCGGACGACCAGGACTGGCGCGAGGACGAGTTCCTCTTCGGCCTCACCGCGGTACTCGACGGCATCCAGAACCTGATCGACCGGCGCTCCCCCTGA
- a CDS encoding GNAT family N-acetyltransferase, translating into MPDQITLRRYGVDQLEVIRPTLVSLYAEVYEKEIGEDPFFSVDRFQGRLSGHSKRPRWEAVVAFDGGEAAGYAYAAALPSGTAWWSHMLEPLPEAETTETGRRTMALYELMVGRHWRGTGLAQRIHEALLAERSEERATLLVESTHPKVRALYESWGYERIGDQQPFADAPIYATMLRPLAQD; encoded by the coding sequence GTGCCCGATCAGATCACCCTTCGCCGGTACGGCGTCGACCAGCTCGAGGTCATCCGGCCGACCCTCGTCAGCCTCTATGCGGAGGTCTACGAGAAGGAGATCGGTGAGGATCCGTTCTTCTCGGTCGATCGGTTCCAAGGGCGGCTGAGCGGCCACTCCAAGCGTCCCCGTTGGGAGGCCGTCGTGGCTTTCGACGGCGGTGAGGCAGCTGGGTACGCCTATGCCGCGGCTCTCCCTTCGGGGACGGCTTGGTGGAGTCATATGCTCGAACCTCTGCCGGAGGCGGAGACCACCGAGACTGGTCGGCGCACCATGGCCCTGTACGAACTGATGGTCGGTCGGCACTGGCGAGGGACAGGCTTGGCTCAGCGAATCCATGAGGCCCTGCTCGCGGAGCGCTCCGAGGAACGCGCGACGCTGCTGGTCGAGTCCACTCACCCCAAGGTGCGGGCGCTGTACGAGTCTTGGGGATACGAACGGATCGGGGACCAGCAACCGTTCGCCGATGCTCCGATCTACGCCACCATGCTCCGCCCGCTCGCCCAGGATTAG
- the larE gene encoding ATP-dependent sacrificial sulfur transferase LarE, with protein MSTAEIQPSTAATDVPELVVGFDLDMTLIDSRPGIKAVWDLLAAESGAAIDTELVVSRLGPPLTWEMANWFPAEQVDAMVTRYREHYPAHAITGSLPLPGVAESLAAIRALHGRTVVVSAKYEPSVRLHLDHLGFDVDEPVGDLHGADKGIALREHKATVYVGDHTADIDGAHAAGAVAVSVATGPFTADELRAYGADVVLNDLTEFPAWLNGYVLEQRLEALMTRLASYPSMVVAFSGGADSAFLLAAAARAIGPANVVAATAVSPSLPVSELEPAARFADSVGVRHVTPHTHEMDREGYQANAGDRCYFCKAELVETLQPLADEFGITTIATGTNADDAIAGFRPGIRAAFERGAITPLRDARLTKAQIRETSRSWGLETSDKPAAACLSSRIAYGIRITPNLLARVDRAEQAVRAHLTPYGVRNVRVRDLGESASIEVDAELLGKVDSAALVELVRAEGFTAAALDPRGFRSGSMNERLAEPDKYR; from the coding sequence GTGTCAACCGCCGAGATCCAGCCCAGCACCGCCGCCACCGACGTGCCGGAGCTCGTCGTCGGATTCGACCTCGACATGACCCTGATCGACTCCCGGCCGGGCATCAAGGCGGTCTGGGATCTGCTCGCCGCCGAGTCCGGGGCCGCGATCGACACCGAGCTGGTGGTCAGCCGGCTCGGTCCGCCGCTGACCTGGGAGATGGCGAACTGGTTCCCGGCCGAGCAGGTCGACGCGATGGTCACGCGGTACCGCGAGCACTACCCGGCGCACGCGATCACCGGCAGCCTGCCGTTGCCCGGCGTCGCCGAGTCGCTGGCCGCGATCCGCGCGCTGCACGGCCGGACCGTGGTGGTGTCGGCCAAGTACGAGCCGAGCGTGCGGCTGCACCTGGACCACCTCGGTTTCGACGTGGACGAGCCGGTCGGCGATCTGCACGGCGCCGACAAGGGCATCGCGTTGCGCGAGCACAAGGCCACGGTCTACGTCGGTGACCACACGGCCGACATCGACGGTGCCCACGCGGCCGGTGCGGTGGCCGTGAGCGTCGCCACCGGGCCGTTCACCGCCGACGAGCTGCGCGCGTACGGCGCCGACGTGGTGCTGAACGACCTGACCGAGTTCCCCGCCTGGCTGAACGGGTACGTCCTCGAGCAGCGGCTGGAAGCGTTGATGACCCGGCTCGCGAGCTACCCGAGCATGGTGGTCGCGTTCAGCGGCGGTGCCGACTCGGCCTTCCTGCTGGCGGCCGCGGCCCGCGCGATCGGCCCGGCGAACGTGGTCGCCGCGACCGCGGTGAGCCCGAGCCTGCCGGTGTCCGAGCTGGAGCCGGCCGCCCGGTTCGCGGACAGCGTGGGCGTCCGGCACGTCACCCCGCACACCCACGAGATGGACCGCGAGGGGTACCAGGCGAATGCCGGGGACCGGTGCTACTTCTGCAAGGCCGAGCTGGTGGAGACGCTGCAGCCGCTGGCCGACGAGTTCGGGATCACCACGATCGCGACCGGCACCAACGCCGACGACGCGATCGCCGGATTCCGGCCGGGGATCCGGGCCGCCTTCGAACGCGGCGCGATCACCCCGTTGCGGGACGCCCGGCTGACCAAGGCGCAGATCCGGGAGACCTCGCGGAGCTGGGGACTGGAGACATCGGACAAGCCGGCCGCCGCCTGCCTGTCCAGCCGGATCGCGTACGGCATCCGGATCACCCCGAACCTGCTGGCCCGGGTGGACCGCGCCGAGCAGGCGGTCCGCGCCCACCTCACGCCGTACGGGGTCCGTAACGTCCGGGTCCGCGACCTGGGCGAGTCGGCGAGTATCGAGGTCGACGCCGAGCTGCTCGGCAAGGTGGACAGTGCGGCCCTGGTCGAGCTAGTCCGGGCCGAGGGGTTCACGGCCGCGGCCCTCGATCCGCGCGGCTTCCGGTCCGGGTCGATGAACGAGCGGCTGGCGGAGCCGGACAAGTACCGCTGA
- a CDS encoding TauD/TfdA dioxygenase family protein produces MTTQLEAPRLTVTKVGSALGAVIGEIRLGGDLDPGTVATIRQALLTHKVIFFRDQHDLDDAGQLAFARLLGTPTLAHPTSKSLDGAEHVLPIDADYSKANSWHTDVTFVDRIPAISLLRAVTLPPYGGATSWANTVTAYANLPGALQALVDRLWAVHSNVYDYAGRIDETRTGGVDVKVLEHREQFVSQLFETEHPAVRVHPETRERALVLGHFVRRFVGLTQAESGQLFQLLQNRVTNLDNTVRWQWQPGDLAIWDNRATQHYGVADYDDQPRRLHRITLAGDVPVSVDGVRSTPRTGDASHFSSI; encoded by the coding sequence ATGACCACTCAGCTCGAAGCACCCCGGCTCACCGTGACCAAGGTGGGCAGCGCACTCGGCGCGGTGATCGGCGAGATCCGGCTCGGCGGCGACCTGGATCCGGGCACCGTCGCGACGATCCGGCAGGCCCTGCTCACCCACAAGGTGATCTTCTTCCGCGACCAGCACGACCTGGACGACGCCGGCCAGCTCGCGTTCGCCCGGCTGCTCGGGACGCCGACGCTGGCGCATCCGACGTCGAAGAGCCTCGACGGCGCCGAGCACGTGCTGCCGATCGACGCCGACTACAGCAAGGCGAACAGCTGGCACACCGACGTCACGTTCGTCGACCGGATCCCCGCGATCAGTCTGCTCCGCGCGGTCACGCTGCCGCCGTACGGCGGGGCGACCAGTTGGGCGAACACGGTCACGGCGTACGCGAATCTCCCCGGCGCGCTGCAGGCACTGGTGGATCGGCTGTGGGCGGTCCACAGCAACGTGTACGACTACGCCGGGCGCATCGACGAGACGCGAACCGGCGGGGTCGACGTGAAGGTCCTCGAACACCGCGAGCAGTTCGTCTCGCAGCTGTTCGAGACCGAGCATCCGGCGGTCCGGGTACACCCCGAGACGAGGGAACGGGCGCTGGTCCTCGGCCACTTCGTGCGCCGGTTCGTCGGGCTGACCCAGGCCGAGTCGGGCCAGCTCTTCCAGCTCCTGCAGAACCGGGTGACCAACCTGGACAACACCGTCCGCTGGCAGTGGCAGCCGGGCGACCTGGCGATCTGGGACAACCGGGCCACCCAGCACTACGGCGTCGCGGACTACGACGACCAGCCGCGCCGGCTGCACCGGATCACGCTGGCCGGTGACGTCCCGGTGAGCGTCGACGGCGTCCGCAGTACGCCGCGCACCGGGGACGCGTCACACTTCTCGTCGATTTGA